The proteins below come from a single Malus domestica chromosome 03, GDT2T_hap1 genomic window:
- the LOC103422170 gene encoding zinc finger protein BALDIBIS, producing MMSEDALLVPSTITGFAQEPDSNLNPNPNINNQFKRKRSLPGTPDPDAEVIAMSPKSLMATNRFVCEVCNKGFQRDQNLQLHRRGHNLPWKLKQRSKTEVIRKKVYVCPEKTCVHHEPSRALGDLTGIKKHFSRKHGEKKWKCEKCSKKYAVQSDWKAHSKVCGTREYRCDCGTLFSRKDSFITHRAFCDALAAEQSARFCSASTINPSFMNGSITNNAHQPQSIPNFIPMFQSEFAGSDHPAANNSHLSSNAFMPVMLQTASMDMFGPSSSSSQMQWLINNKKFVEESSFANANNLSLSSPLIIRGVLKEEEESKGSFSETITTTTTSFYNYNINNNQNHHQQKPMSATALLQKAARMGSTTSNNNPATTFNDTAFNFNDLVNSMSPSSTQGDTIGDGSLFLSNKHLMMSAGAAAMTKQGQSEQSSLTRDFL from the exons ATGATGTCCGAAGATGCGCTTTTAGTTCCCTCCACCATCACAGGGTTTGCTCAAGAGCCCGATTCCAAccttaaccctaaccctaatataaataatcaattCAAAAGGAAGAGAAGTTTACCTGGAACGCCAG ATCCAGATGCAGAAGTGATAGCTATGTCCCCAAAATCTCTAATGGCCACAAATCGGTTCGTTTGCGAAGTTTGCAACAAGGGTTTCCAGAGAGACCAGAACTTGCAGCTTCACCGACGTGGCCACAACCTTCCGTGGAAGCTCAAACAAAGATCAAAAACAGAAGTTATTCGGAAGAAGGTGTACGTGTGCCCGGAAAAGACTTGCGTGCACCACGAGCCATCGCGAGCGCTCGGAGACCTCACCGGAATCAAAAAGCACTTCAGCCGAAAGCACGGCGAGAAGAAGTGGAAGTGTGAGAAGTGCTCAAAGAAATACGCAGTTCAATCGGATTGGAAGGCACATAGCAAAGTTTGTGGGACTAGAGAGTATAGATGTGACTGTGGCACACTCTTTTCCAG GAAGGATAGCTTCATAACCCACAGAGCCTTTTGTGATGCATTGGCGGCTGAGCAAAGTGCAAGATTTTGCTCAGCCTCAACTATTAATCCAAGCTTCATGAATGGGTCTATTACCAATAATGCCCATCAACCACAAAGTATCCCAAATTTTATACCAATGTTTCAGTCGGAATTTGCTGGCTCTGACCATCCAGCAGCCAACAATTCTCATCTCAGCTCCAATGCTTTTATGCCAGTCATGCTGCAAACGGCATCAATGGACATGTTTGGACCATCTTCGTCGTCATCTCAGATGCAATGGCTCATTAACAACAAAAAGTTCGTGGAAGAATCATCATTTGCAAATGCCAACAATCTCTCTCTGTCATCGCCATTGATAATTCGGGGAGTActaaaggaggaggaagaatccaaagggagtttctCTGAAACAAttaccaccactaccacctctTTCTATAATTACAACATTAATAACAATCAGAACCACCACCAACAAAAACCCATGTCAGCCACAGCACTTTTGCAAAAAGCAGCTCGAATGGGATCTACAACCAGCAACAACAACCCAGCTACAACATTCAACGACACCGCCTTTAACTTCAATGATTTGGTGAATTCTATGTCTCCTTCGTCAACTCAAGGAGACACAATTGGAGATGGGTCACTGTTCTTGAGCAACAAACACTTGATGATGTCAGCTGGAGCAGCAGCCATGACAAAACAAGGACAAAGTGAGCAAAGTAGTTTAACCAGAGACTTCCTTTGA